TTTCTATAGCTAAACCATACCATAAACCAATCAAACCATAGTGTCATAACATGCGACTTAACATTCTAGTTAACTCGCTAACTATCTGGCTAGCAATGCCTATTGCATAAGTAGTTAAGAAGCTAACGTAGCAAGCTAGCCATTGTTTGCTACAGTAGCAAGCTAGCGCGTTAGTTAGCGGTCAACTAAGTAGCTAGCTGACTTGGCGGTCAAGTCGGGAAGTAAggatagctagccagctagcacgTTAAAGCTTTGTTTGCTGTGTTGTTAAGTCATGTTTTGGACAATTCATGTTGTAGCTAGCCACGTTTTTAAAAAATTGTTTGGTTTAAATTATATTTTACCAATCTTTGTACCTTAGGAAAGAAGATTTGGAGAGCCATGACAAGAgtgggagtgaggaggagagtggTGAGAATTCAGAAGAAGAGCGGGAGGAGAAAGAGGTCGGAGAGGGGGAAGCTGAAACTAACGGAGAAAAGACAGCAAAGGTGTCCAAACATCACAGCAGTGGCAGCAAACACAagaagaagaaacacaaacaccGCAGCAAGCACAAAAAACACAAGCACACGTCTGAAGAGGACAAGGACCGAAAGCGCAAACATCGACACAAACACAAGAAACACAAACGTAAAGATGGCTCCTCTTCATCCGCCCCTGGCATCAACAGCGCCTCCAGCCAGAGAAAGACTCACATCTCCCCTTCATCTGACGACAAGGCCTTATTGGAGGAGTTGGAGAAACAGAGGGCCATGATTAAAGCCGAGCTGGACAGCCAGGTGATGGAGGGGGGCAAGGTGCAATCCGGCATGGGCCTCATCCTACAGGGTTATAACTCTGGCTCTgaagagggagacggagagggcaGGGTCCGGAACGGGGAGCAGCGTCCGAGGGGCAGCATGGGGAAACCCCCTTCCCCCAGGGGTAGGAGTGGTAAAGCCAGACGGGACTCCACAGAAGCCGGCAAGTCCAGCTCTAAGCGCCACAGTCGGAGCAAGTCCAAGGAGAGGACAGGCAAGGAATCCAAGTCGGACAAAACAACCAAAGGCAGCAAAGACGTGGCCGCCAAAGGCCGTGGCCGCAGCAAATCAAAAGAGAGGAAACGTTCCCAGAGCGGGGGCAGGTCCAAAGAGAGAAACAAGAAGTCTCCTTCCCCTGCCagcaggagagcagagcagaggggtgGCCGCTCGGACAAACGCTCTTCGCCCCAGCCTAACGACAGATCAAACACGGAGCATGGCGGTCGGAGGTCCAGATCACGGGAGCGTCCAGGTCGGTCGGAGTCAGAAAGAGAGCGGGACAAGAGGCCGACCAAGTCCCCTTCCAAGGATGCTTCATCAGGGAAAGAGAACCGCTCTCCCCACAGGcgaggaggaggagtgcccatTAGCCCCCAGAGGAGACGCAGCGCCTCCCCACGCCCCACCAGAGACTCCCAACAGGCATCCGCTTCAGCCTCCACCTCCAAACAGGGCTCTCCTTCCAGAGCAGCCAGGTCCCCAGCAAGGAGAGGCCGCAGTCGCTCCCCAGATGCCAGGAGGAGGGATGCTGACCGACAGGGCTCCTCACCACTCCGGTCCGTTTACTATGCATTAACCTGCAGTCCACCCCCTATTTCCACCCCTTTTATTGTCCCATACTGAACAACGGTAGTGGTCTGTACATGGCATGGGCAACTATTTGAGGGCACATACTTAACGTTTTAGGATGGGGCATTAAGAATGTGCTGCTATCCACCACTGATGTTCTAAACTTTATTCTCTCTCCCACAGAAAGCGAATACGCCCAGAAGCAGGGCCAGGGGGTAGAGCGAGGTCACGGGAGACCAGCCCCAGAGGTGCTCCCCAACGTCGCAGGATGAGCCGCTCACCCTTCAGAAGAAGGTCCCCCTCGCCCTTCCGGAGACGGAGCAGGTCTCCAATGAGACGCAGGTGAGACGGGACTAGCTGAAACTTGAGTGGATGTGCTGGGCCAAATGGAATCTGCAGGGGCTTCCTCAAGCCTCCAGAAATTAAGATGATGCCTGTAAATAATTACTTTTGCAACAGctattggggatcctaataaaataccaagtAGTAATAGTATAATACTGTATTACTTTTACAGATACTGGACCTGTATATAGCTAGTTACAATTATTGTCATTAAATAGGCAGGCAATGCTGTCATGGTAGTGATAAGATTGGTTCCTTACAGATTCTGTCTGGTTCTAGTTTATGAAGCTTTGGTGATGTCAGAGTATGAGGCTCATAGGCCAAGGTTGTCTAAGTATTTCCTTTGTTGTGCGCTGCAGGTCGCCGGAGAGGGACAGATACGGCCGTCTCCGACAGTACGGACGGCGCTCCAACTCCCGTGAccgggacaggaggaggagacatGGCCGGGACGAGGACAAGTTCAAGGGCAGCCTCTCTGAGGGCATGAAGGCCGACAAGGAGTCCTCCGAGGAGGAAGTGTGAGTAGAGGGtgaacactcacacacagacaaatgCTACACTGCAATATGGTAATTCTCTGGGTGATTGTGTGTTTTTGTAAGTGGGTTTATTTTGTTACCAGGCTTGAGGACTTTGACGGTGAGGAGGTGGATGAAGAGGCCATTATAGAGCAGCGCCGGCAGCAGCGCCTGGCTATCGTCCAGGTCAGTTCCCCGTCCCTCATCCAGGGCTCCAGACTAAAATTTTCCCCTGGTGGCACTGGTGCCACAAACattttcagttggtggcaccagcccatgatttggtcgcACCCAAAATAAATTGTGGCTTCACGCAATAGAAAAAATAAGTAATCACTTATAAAGTAATTCACAGTGCTTTATTAAGAGGTGTAATAGACTACTAAGACGGTATTGGAGAAATAAGTTGTTTCATCTAACACGTCCATGCAGGAATGCATGATTcaagatattttgatgtgcaacctaatccagtgatttTCATGAGTTatatattttactgttaaaaCAGGGCTCCAGAATTGTATTTTGTTCAATAGAGATGAATTTGACtacatctttatgtgcactaaATATCATAGGCTAATTTATTTGGTTTTAATTGACCACTTGAGTAAGTGGAAACTCAAATGCATTAGCTAGATTGCTAACTCTAAACATAATGGGTGTCCACAGGTCCTTAAAAATGTGTAGTCTTCAATTAATTTCTCATTTACAGGCCTTAAGTTTTAAAATGTCTTAAATTCAGTTTGCAAAGGTCTTAAAAAATGCAACGGCGATGACTACAGTGTTTCCGTTATATTGTGCCGGCGCTGCTTAATTGTTGCCACCGCGGCAGAAAAAACATCAAATACTACTCGAGACACACTTTCAAGATTTTCAAGAGCTATCCATCCATGTGCACCTCTGTGTATGCacattagggctgaccccatttagttgactgtttggtcgataggctgttggtcgacatAATTTTTTTGTTGAGCAGTTGCACACAACAACACAAAAGTTTGATGGCACGTGTTGATTGATGCATGTCTCAGTgtactaatccattgcggaggccatggggttggcacaccagtatcaccagtagtacatttattGTTAATTCCCATCATTTTTAATCTACAACGTTTGTTTGGTTACAGTAATTACAGTTATTGTTGttggagtggacacgttgtttgcagagtgcacaacctaggttacacttgtgagaaacgagttttggtttatttgattccatttacgagttgtcaatttattcattgtgttttgtttggagcgctcctgtcagtgttgagtaaggacacgcacctgattacgcatagaagtaggcctaggctacctggcctgcgcgcaaatataggcttataaatgtgcccatttgtggatctgatagtatttctgattggcttaactcaccaccactaatgagatgtggagcttctcaaagtaattatttattcacctcaaacagcaagtaaacaaagtatGTTGtgcatccattgagaatgacaatagttcctcaatgtagcctattagaaaaatctttccagctctctccctttcgataaccactcggcGTGAAAGTTTTTTAATAATCATGCTCTGATccggtggaaacatcataaaataggcctacctgattacttcttatcccttgcgcgaATAGCCTACAGCTATGTGGTTCGGGAAACTCTGAAggtccagaatattttatacaatgttgcaagtttgttaTTGCAAGCTTGGGGCTGGAcctggttgatacaatgtttcaagttccttgcagacaggccatacatagccaatgtgatttatttttatcaggatatgtTCTACCTgaaggctgcaatgtttttatttgttggctttatgtaggctatttttacatagatggcaatagaagttacttttagatttgtataattTTGATTTAGATCATGATTttcatgacaatgattttgagatacgacaactttattataaaataaatgaaactgttccacgaaaatgtgcatatgaaaatcataactggcacgcagattggtataaatggtaagataaattggcactccaaatggaaaaggttgccgatccctggtgtagcctattactgGCAACTTCGGGAgtgtaatggcagaatctgcaaaGGCCCGGAGCAGTGGGAGGAGGTGGTTCGGGACAGATTTCTTTAttctggttaggctatcttgatctctggctctcttgagtcatttgtgtcttcATTATTTAATCACAGTGTGCTTAAAACGTAAGACAAGCttagtagcctacatatagttgattttattaaaacacatagggtgtgtgtatatatggaaaaatacacattttagaaTTTCAACcagtcgattggtcgaaagaacagatgactcttggtcgaccaagattaattttagtcggggacagccctagtgcACATCATGTGCTTGTGACAGTGCGAGTCAGCCCGTTACCAATTTGATAGACAACAACACTAActgggacgataaaccgaaaGTGACAGACACCGCTCCTGACGATTTTCTGGGTTCTAAAACCATTATTTGGTCAACAGTATTGTGCATTAACTTGCTTCCTGCAATGAAAGTATCTGCCCTGTCCCTGTTTTGCTGCTGGCTCTCATTCCCACTCCCCCCTTTGCACACGGAGTGAAGGGAGAGATGCATTCTGATAAGCGCAACCATACTGACAGTTGAGCAACATTACGAAATGTAGgctaaatctaattttatttgtcacatgcgccgaatacaacaggtgtggactttaccgtgaaatgcttacttacgagcccattcccaacaatgcagagttaaaaagtaagaaaaatatgctaaaaataaataaatatagtaacaataaaataacgaggctatatgcaAGGAgtacatgtaaaaatgttataaattgatttgcattttaatgaggg
This sequence is a window from Coregonus clupeaformis isolate EN_2021a chromosome 7, ASM2061545v1, whole genome shotgun sequence. Protein-coding genes within it:
- the LOC121569925 gene encoding serine/threonine-protein kinase PRP4 homolog, which encodes MADVEMDIASSRMNNGNEHVKEDLESHDKSGSEEESGENSEEEREEKEVGEGEAETNGEKTAKVSKHHSSGSKHKKKKHKHRSKHKKHKHTSEEDKDRKRKHRHKHKKHKRKDGSSSSAPGINSASSQRKTHISPSSDDKALLEELEKQRAMIKAELDSQVMEGGKVQSGMGLILQGYNSGSEEGDGEGRVRNGEQRPRGSMGKPPSPRGRSGKARRDSTEAGKSSSKRHSRSKSKERTGKESKSDKTTKGSKDVAAKGRGRSKSKERKRSQSGGRSKERNKKSPSPASRRAEQRGGRSDKRSSPQPNDRSNTEHGGRRSRSRERPGRSESERERDKRPTKSPSKDASSGKENRSPHRRGGGVPISPQRRRSASPRPTRDSQQASASASTSKQGSPSRAARSPARRGRSRSPDARRRDADRQGSSPLRKRIRPEAGPGGRARSRETSPRGAPQRRRMSRSPFRRRSPSPFRRRSRSPMRRRSPERDRYGRLRQYGRRSNSRDRDRRRRHGRDEDKFKGSLSEGMKADKESSEEEVLEDFDGEEVDEEAIIEQRRQQRLAIVQKYRGGNEDSMASMASEPSSPQSSTRSRSPSPDDVLERVAADVKEYELENLDTFEENIKAKQGLITQEKDGPKKPSAPDMFTESDVMFEAAIDSARMRAAGVGGKDFKENPNLRDNWTDAEGYYRVNIGETLDKRYDVYGYTGQGMFSNVIRGRDTARAGQDVAVKIIRNNELMQKTGLKELEFLKRLNDADPDDKFHCLRLFRHFYHKQHLCLVFEPLSMNLREVLKKYGKDVGLHIKAVRSYTQQLFLALKLLKRCSILHADIKPDNILVNESKTILKLCDFGSASHVADNDITPYLVSRFYRAPEIIIGKPYDYSIDMWSVGCTLYELYTGKILFPGSSNNHMIKLAMDLKGKMPNKMIRKGLFKDQHFDQNLNFLYIEVDKVTEREKVTVMSTINPTKDLLCDMVGGQRLPEEQRKKVLVLKDLIDGTLMLDPAKRISINQALQHPFIQEKI